The nucleotide window CAACAAACTAAAAATAGAGACAAGAAGTAGAAAATATGGAACAAATTAGTCCCAACAATGCTACAGAAACAGAGTTATATAATAGTCTCACTAATTCATGTTCCCATTCGGCAGGAATGAAGAACAATGGAACAAGTGAAGACAAGGCCAGGGATCAGCTCTTATCATATGAAATCCAAAATAAAATGATGCTACAGCGTAATGAGCCATATATAATAGTTGACAAAGAAATATATCGTTACAATATACCTTATGAATTCCTTCCTCCCAGAATAAGCTTCAAAACAGAGCAAATATTGTCATACTTCCCCCAAGAAATTACTGATCTAATATGGGGAAAATATGCCGAAAGGCAGAGAAAGATATTCTTGGATATCCAAAGCTTCTTCATGAAGCTCTATAAATGAAATGAAAGGCATCCCGGAATAGTAATCAGCACTCATTCTCCCGTTACTGCAGCTAGATGACACACTAGTCATCGAGCCACGTCATACATATCTAATATTAAAGGCGGACATAAACCTAAGATATTTTAGAACTATACAAAAGAATGTCACGCAAGAAATTTCCTTACAGACCATTATAGACCATGCTATATATGGAACGCTGGAGGAGATCCAACGTTCTGACCTTGGAAAAATTACTAAGGAAGCTTGTAAAAAGCTTTCATACCTCCAAGGAAGATATAAAATTGTATTCTACTCCATTCCACCAAGATTTACACAGCCAATAAGGCCAGCATCCCATGATATCTATATTACaacaggtatatatatttattccCAAGCCTAAGCCCTTCAAAAATATCCCAAGAGCACGAAGAGCTGTTTTCCAAGAAAACAAACCATGACAACTGGAGAATATTTAAAGAAGCTAAAGAATTAGAAGGGAATATAAAGTTTGATCCCCAATATTTTATGATAtaccaaaataaaaaataaagataTTCTTACGAGAACACCATAGCTACAATGCACCACTGAGAGGAATAGGAAGATTAATAACACCAAATTTTGGCAAGGACTCACAGTTGAGAAGAGAATATCAGCAATTCCTATCATGGTACGACACATGGCAACCAGATTGGATATATAGATACTGAACCACTAAGTGAATTTCAAGACTAAAGGCTGGCTAAAACGAATATACTATAAGATAATATATCCATATTAAGTCAAATGGCAACatagatcttgacaaatctcagaATAGCCGGTAATAATATTGATATGACTATCAATTTCCGTGCGTGAAGGACCCCCTCTCCCACACTCCGGAGTTGATAATGAATATTATCAGTCGTGCGGGCAAGAAGACCCCCTAACCCAGCCACACGAGTAATAAAAATATACTCATAGGATGCATTATGAGGCGTCATCAGCTCAAAGCGTGCATTAGGAGCCTCTCCTAATTATGCATGCGAGGAGACTACGTATGGGCGATGTAAATGTATACGGCCTCTTTCCGAACCGAAGAACTTTTTTATGTGTGTTTTTCCTATAAAAATAAATTAATTTCTATTATTTTGTGTAAAATTCCTGAATTTTAAAGGAGGCCTAAGGAAGACGTGTTTTATTTCGTTATAGAACAAGTCTTTGACCAATGCATGCATGATTGCAATCTTATAGAGCAGCCATCTTGGCAACAACGTTGTATATATGCAAATGGCAATTTTTGAGTTGTGTGTGGAGCAATGCTTCTTGCAGGCATCAAACAAGCTACACAAAGAGGAGGcggcacacacacatacacaagcAATGTTGAGTTGTGGATTGGGATTTTCGCACAAACATGAATCGAGCAATGCGTGCAGCAGTCGGCATGCATGAACCAGCTGCCGCATGCCTGCCTCATGCTCTCTGCCTCTGTCTGCATGCAAGTCGTTTCTTATACGCTTCAAGCCTCCGCGTGCCCTGCAACCTACGGCCTCTGCCTGACAAGAGAGAGACTAGACAAGCTGCAACTGGTATGTCCATCTCCTGCATGTACGTACATGAATTATGAATACGTGTCTACACATGCATCGTTCCGCCCTCGGGATTTCGCTACGAACCAAACGCGTACATGTACGCATATACCTGTCTCTCTACGTGTGCGGTGACAAAACGAAGAGAAGGCTACGCGGCCTATGCATGCAACTGGATCATCATAAAACAAGAAGGAAGAATCGCGCAGTCACACCACGCGGCGGTAACAGCCAGAGGACTCGTCAGCTCCCACTTGTATGCCCATGCCGCGGGGCCCGCCTGCAAGGACCTGAGACTGACTGCGGGCCCCGCCGCCGGTAGGTCACGTCACGGCGGTCACTCCGCCTTGCACCATCGGTCGTGCTTCATGCATGTGCTACAGCCATCAATGCCATGCGTGGCCCATCAACCCTACCCATCAATACGAACGATGGCTCGTGTCCAGCGGGCCACCAAATTGGGGAAAAAAATTGTGTGGGCGACGGGTCCACTGAACCACCGGTGCGCCCATACGTTAGATCACTGACGCGTGGCGAGGAAAACTAATCAACGTGCGTCGGCTCCTCCCCGCATGTCTCGGCTCCTCGCGTAgcgaccgaattttttacttttggccctttttcgaaagtttctctcaaatagacccctggcggaaagaattccagaaatggacccttggctcggcgccagagtgagtggcgccgagctcggcgccacggtgactggcgccgagctcctggccaCGGGCAAATGGCCtgcaaggggctcggcgccagagcggatggcgccgagctcggcgccgtagatcttggcgccgagctcggcgccactcactctggcgccgagctcgcctAAATATCTACCCGGCCTTCTTCCCCATCTCGTTGTCCCTAGccagcccccgccgccgccgccgcgcccacgcccgcccgcGCCCGACGTCGCCCGCGCCCGCCAGCCGCGAACccgcccgcgcgcgcccgccGCGCCGCACGCCCGCTGCGCCGTGGCCCGCGCCCCCCGCGCCAACGCGCGCCTGCCCGCGAGGCCGCGCCGCGCGAGCCtgccgcgcccgcccgcgccgAGCCCGCGCCGAGCCCGCGCCGCGCCAGGCCCGTCGAGCCGCTGCTGCTCCGCGGCCGAGCCCGCGCTGCTGCCTCCGCTCCCTCTGCccgagcccgcaccgcgccgccgtgcctcgCGCTGTTGGCCGTTGGTTGGCTGCAGCGCCGAtgccgccacgccctccaccgtcgtcgtagcctttgtctccaccgccggcctcggcctcgccccgccttgccgacgtccaccgctgtcctcgcctcgccccgcctccCGCGGCCGTCGAGCCGGTCTCGCAGCGCGGAGCGTCGGCCACCCCGcgaccgccgcgcgccacctctgtcgtTGGCCGCGCCACCGCAGTCCCGGATAttcgccttgacctacgcccatcgtccgtcgacccagaaaggtataaaatatgaatatgcaatgtacttaTTTAGTTGGTGTATGTTATTGACTAGTTATATtgtgatgactttgttagtgatatggttatatatatgtagatagatagaaacatagatacattgataaatagatatagttagatagctacttagatatatagttatatttgtagttacctacatatgatcttgctatttagtgagtacactataaatatatacgtagttattatcatgattacttagtttgtagttagaaagtacttgttaggtactatctatcgtataatttggactaaaggacatgtgtttcgttacgttttttaaatagatggacaacctagtgaccatatattatggaggcacggttgaaagcgatcgttatggatatgttgagtttcttgacatgcaaagcgtgcatgtgttattcaatgataggccttcatttagtgatatggttgcaagggctcgggaggagctgcattgctttggagatgatgacattgcagttgatggtgtactgcacctaggttgtcctccgaacatcttcaggcgaatgatctcaattggttgtgcggatcagtgggacaattatgtgagatcggctatgaagagccagctgtaatgtttggacgtggttgttcgtcgggtgttagttgatccaatccctcatgggtttaccccagcaatagATCATctggcacacatcgaccctcccgttccgaaaccttacctgcatgtgcagattgcgcctacggttcctgatgctcaatctgcccccaatgcgttatttggagatggttgtcatacttatgttttcgtggcagatcctccttatgagatccctttgatacagaatcatccgagtaagtgtcttaaccgcatggttttggGGAGCTCATCAGAATCATGgtattttttttattctttcctcatttctgtaatgacgttgcaggagacattcctgagaatatcgatgtgccccatgttgctgcgcaagtgcacttttcagatggatttcgtggctccaataatgttgaaattatgaataattcggagccatatgagatggctagggctcttgattctaatgatgatcgtcctgttggagagctgacggagagtgatgttgagatgatgagacgtatctttcccgaccgccgtgatcctagagttcatgagtttagtgatcttgctcattctgatctaGCATTtacagaaggacgtgatgatgagctcctagaagctcctgaggccggtcctaacatggtaattgaggaggggagggtgttcaatgacctccctgctttgaagaggtggttgcaggcttttgcagtgatacgaaagaggccttacagggtattgcattcatatgtggagcgctgttacacagttgtgtgtgacaaggaacgctacccatggagggtttgtgcaaggaagcaatagGTGACCGGAAaatagaagatcacaaaagtagttgggccacacaattgtgctgaccatgagctgacactgaggcatcggcagttgacatctaccctaattgctaagcggttgatgggaattttgcagggagaacccaacatgaaggtgagaacaattatcaggatcgttgaggcgttgtatggaggatatgtgataacttatggtaaagcatggagggctaagcagcgagcgtggaacatgatatatggggactgggaggatgggtatgagcagctgccagttcttttcaatgcaatcaaagcggtgaatccaggcatgcattatgagtacatcccaaaacctaatgcatggaaggatgggaggcagatatttttccgtgccttctggtgctttcctcagtgtgtcgaggcctttaggcattgtcatcccgtcttctccattgatggtacgttcttgattggcaaataccagggcacacttcttatagccatatcctgtgacgcgaacaacaagttggttcctttggtatttgctttggttgagaaggagaacaatgacagttggggatggttcttgaggctagtccggatacatgtggttggccctggcagggaggttggcgtcatatctgataggcatcagggcatacttaatgccatgcgagagcagttagaggggtatgcacctttgcaccatcattggtgtactcgacaccttgccgagaatctcctATGGAAGGACAgtgtcaagaaaaactttgatctgttgcaggaggctgctcgacagcttgaggacaagtactttagggaaaagttggagcagatcagaaccgcatcaaatgcagaaggtagacaatggctcacgggtttgatgagggatttggagaaatggacgagagctcatgacgatggtggctggaggtacgagtttcaatgcagcaacatggcagagtcattcaataaattgctattggggatacgtggtatgcccgtgaatgcaattgttcaattcaccttctataagcttgttgcctggttcaacgatagacacacccatgcattgcagttgagtagtgatggagagatatgggctccgaaaccaaaggcacacctagagaaggcaagagaaagggctggcacacatgaggttgcatgctttgaccatgccatagggacttatcaggtcgagcataggggcggtacaacgtccgatggcgaggtccgagagtcgaggatacatgtggttgtcctccaagatttcaagtgcacttgtggtaaaccaaggcaataccactttgtatgttcgcatttggtggcagcagctaggcatcgcaactataatatcgagaggaggatacctcacgagttcagtgtcaacacgcttgtgaacacatggagccctcgcttcgtgcctttctaggaccctggagagtggcctccttatgatgggccgaagtacattgcggatccagcttaccgttggaacaagcgtggatcaaggcagaggatgagacataggatggttatggatcagatacccggaagaactaggcgtgggagaggaactccatttgttactgatcccgagcagtacgagtgcggcaagtgcaggtagacttggccacaactcacgaagttgccattggcagattagtgaggtaggactattggtttatagtattattttatattttgtcgtatcatatatttaattatgcatgtctcaatttatgcttgtatttgtgtcaattatgtatacatttataagttcatgtttcattgtacattgtaattctaattcattcactttttttgtaggatggagcaattccacctgctcgacccgacgtacgaggagacccacagaggacgtctcgttgcgctggggcaggtaataatctataagttttattcgtacatgtgttcgtgaagtaacatgttACTATGTTAtcttcgatgcaggaccttccgcaccttcgttctaggacccacagtgggttcttggacattcggtacgacgataggtacactcctttcctgcaaagagctggcctggatgtcatctcctttcaggttcatcgtgggttgcccaagttcaactcagcggcgataactgcgttggtagacaggtattaaagtgaatcattgcctccattcatggccatttgttaatGCGATTGACtgtttgacaagtaatcttccttggtcttaaatataggtggcggccggagactcacagcttccacctacctttcaggggagatgacagtctcgcttcaggactgtcagaagatgctaggcctaaggattcatgggaacccagtcaccgggcagtgcaggtcagagggatggagagcacgagtggaggccttccttgggcgtgagcttggcgagcaaggggctcgcacttctaggagttcccatctcatggctacgtacagagttcgcacagtgccctgaggaggcagatgaggagacggttgtgtactactgccgggcgtggatcctacacctttttgcttgcgttctctttccAGACGCGACGGGTGACaatgcgtcctggatgtggatccactgcctcagtaactgggaccaggcgggtcagtacagctggggctctgcagtcttgtgttttctataccggcagctgtgcgaggggtgtcgtcggtctacgGCGAACCcagtcacttggtggatgcgtgtacctgttacaagctgtggatgtgggctcgttttcCAGTTGGTCGTCTAGAGGTactggctcgtcgtgagtggttccaaggtcagcctccaagtcgccagccgacgtgggcagtacctttgggaccaggtcagggtttcgcacacgaggatagaccgggcgtacattcagtacacgaacgagctagattcgctgacggcgtctagtgtaagtaaattttattttccatgcacctattaaaaggattagtataccatctaacatcttatttgaacATGATGCAGGTAGAGTGGGAGCcatatggtggagaggacgcactacTTTTTCAGCTGAGCACCGTATGtggggccgacgactacttctataggatgaggtgtcctctaatctgcttctatgctatcgagtaccacctgccagatagggttgcacgccaatttggagtgagacagctttggcctatgcctatgttctcgactggcgttgacttacaca belongs to Miscanthus floridulus cultivar M001 chromosome 4, ASM1932011v1, whole genome shotgun sequence and includes:
- the LOC136548648 gene encoding uncharacterized protein, translating into MGVGQGEYPGLRWRGQRQRWRAAVAGWPTLRAARPARRPREAGRGEDSGGRRQGGARPRPAVETKATTTVEGVAASALQPTNGQQREARRRGAGSGRGSGGSSAGSAAEQQRLDGPGAARARRGLGAGGRGRLARRGLAGRRALARGARATAQRACGAAGARGRVRGWRARATSGAGGRGRGGGGGGWLGTTRWGRRPGRYLGELGARVSGAELGAKIYGAELGAIRSGAEPLAGHLPVARSSAPVTVAPSSAPLTLAPSQGRWTYQLQLV